A stretch of Methanobrevibacter sp. YE315 DNA encodes these proteins:
- a CDS encoding Ig-like domain-containing protein, whose product MKFNRIMLVSILLLILAIGAVSAADENITDMTDEVLSTEPADELEVTQPEDFSELVTLIKGTSSGKTLTLDKDYINDGTYTKGILISKKMTIDGQGHTLDANQKSNIFRISNDQVILKNINFINTYHATYSAVYGACTIINCTFTDCISEKDGGAIYQGTAYNSSFINCKAYLPELSWEHEDINWNYVCRGGAIYNGDAYNCTFMNCEAKYLYYDGVVNIYTKGYGGAIYDGNAYDCSFIKCTSVDGGAVVGNVTNCSFINCSVNNYGGAIFSGTAYNSSFMNCKAYRSEDEFDYYDSKNHEACKGGAIYNGNAYNCSFKTCIAEYIYQDWEWDAKGYGGAIYQGNAYDCSFSECISVDGGAIYQGDAHNSSFEKCFGTSVGWSVGFGGAINQGDAFNCSFVTCHAYSGGAIYDGNAYNSSFIGCYAYDGPTIAGSGGAISRGDSYNCYFECCSAGSGSAIYYGNALNCSFVECYNWQYGYGGVIYMGNVSDSIFINCSSSKKNLIIKGNYNNCTFIPLTLSSSNLTVNYGNGGKLPIKTLSNGINIEGITVNVKIYKDNQLINSFSAVSGSDLNIDAAPGKYIIALACAGADPLNVSLVVNKGSPKLTLANDFAKSGETANVKVTMSKKSTGFARITINGETYRVPISSGVASVDIPNLADGSYAVKVTYGGNVYFNAETITGTFHVGKFKQGMQLETQNITVGDTERITAKLAKDATGFVRFIIGEDTYKVAIENGVAYVDIDDLTVGTYSVTLKYGGNYKYNVESITETFNVAKPSPGLEFRIVHDYYDIGASPEIEVHLASDTTGFVRFIIGNETYKVQIGNGWASIKLSSLKAGLYNLIVKYAGNYKYRAETITTSFQVGKTTPEIQIETTNIKVGETERITANLPTDTTGFVRFIIGEDTYKVQLKKGVAYVDIADLKAGTYSVTVKYAGNYKYNAKTETASFTVSKISPGISVAKTTVGGKTVLTASIAADARGNINFNVKGNTYKAQIVNGVATVTLPDMAPGTYTLKTSYGGNYKYLAETKTRSITIK is encoded by the coding sequence TTGAAATTTAATAGGATTATGCTTGTCAGTATCCTATTGCTTATTTTAGCAATTGGTGCCGTTAGCGCGGCCGATGAAAACATTACTGACATGACGGATGAGGTTTTAAGCACGGAACCTGCAGATGAGCTTGAAGTCACACAGCCTGAAGATTTTTCTGAACTGGTAACATTGATAAAAGGCACTTCAAGCGGAAAAACTTTGACTTTAGATAAGGATTACATTAATGACGGAACTTACACCAAGGGAATCCTTATCTCCAAGAAAATGACTATCGACGGACAGGGTCATACCCTTGATGCAAATCAAAAATCAAACATTTTTAGAATCAGCAACGACCAGGTAATATTGAAAAACATCAATTTCATCAACACTTATCATGCCACTTATTCTGCAGTTTATGGAGCATGCACAATAATCAACTGTACTTTTACAGATTGCATATCTGAAAAAGATGGAGGTGCAATATACCAAGGGACAGCCTACAACTCCTCATTTATAAACTGTAAGGCATATCTTCCCGAACTTTCATGGGAACATGAAGATATTAACTGGAATTATGTTTGCAGAGGTGGTGCAATATACAATGGAGACGCTTATAACTGTACCTTTATGAACTGTGAAGCCAAATATCTCTATTATGATGGTGTGGTCAACATTTATACTAAAGGTTATGGCGGAGCCATTTATGACGGCAATGCATATGATTGCTCTTTCATAAAGTGCACTTCAGTAGATGGGGGCGCAGTTGTGGGAAATGTTACAAATTGTTCTTTCATAAACTGTTCCGTTAACAATTATGGCGGAGCCATCTTCAGTGGAACCGCATATAATTCATCATTTATGAACTGTAAAGCTTATCGCAGCGAAGATGAATTTGACTATTATGACAGCAAAAATCATGAAGCTTGCAAAGGCGGTGCAATATACAATGGAAATGCATATAACTGTTCCTTTAAAACTTGTATAGCAGAATATATTTATCAAGATTGGGAATGGGATGCTAAGGGTTATGGCGGTGCCATTTATCAGGGAAACGCTTACGATTGTTCTTTCAGTGAGTGTATTTCAGTAGATGGAGGTGCTATTTATCAGGGAGATGCCCACAATTCTTCTTTTGAAAAATGCTTTGGCACTAGTGTTGGTTGGTCTGTAGGTTTTGGTGGTGCTATTAATCAAGGTGATGCTTTTAACTGCTCTTTTGTGACTTGCCACGCTTATTCCGGTGGTGCAATTTATGATGGTAATGCTTATAATTCTTCTTTTATAGGTTGTTACGCATATGACGGACCTACTATTGCAGGCTCGGGTGGTGCAATTAGTAGAGGTGATTCATATAATTGTTATTTTGAATGTTGCTCCGCCGGTAGCGGCAGTGCCATTTACTACGGTAATGCCTTAAACTGTTCTTTTGTAGAGTGTTACAATTGGCAATACGGTTACGGAGGCGTTATTTACATGGGAAATGTCTCTGATTCAATATTTATAAATTGCTCTTCTTCCAAGAAAAACCTAATTATTAAGGGAAACTACAACAATTGTACTTTCATCCCACTCACTTTATCCAGCTCAAATTTAACTGTAAATTACGGAAATGGCGGAAAATTGCCGATTAAAACATTATCCAATGGTATAAACATTGAAGGAATAACTGTAAATGTTAAAATTTACAAGGACAATCAATTAATCAATTCATTTTCAGCTGTTTCAGGTTCAGACTTAAACATTGACGCCGCACCTGGAAAATACATCATCGCATTGGCATGTGCAGGCGCCGACCCGTTAAATGTTAGTCTTGTTGTCAATAAGGGATCTCCAAAACTAACACTTGCAAATGATTTTGCAAAATCCGGTGAAACAGCAAACGTTAAAGTAACAATGTCTAAAAAGTCAACAGGATTTGCAAGAATCACCATTAACGGCGAAACATACCGTGTGCCAATCAGTTCGGGTGTTGCATCAGTTGACATTCCAAACTTGGCAGACGGATCATATGCCGTTAAGGTAACATACGGAGGTAACGTATATTTCAATGCTGAAACAATAACAGGCACATTCCATGTTGGCAAATTCAAACAAGGAATGCAACTTGAAACTCAAAATATTACAGTAGGAGATACTGAAAGAATAACTGCCAAACTGGCCAAGGACGCAACAGGATTTGTCAGATTCATAATCGGAGAAGATACCTACAAGGTTGCAATCGAGAACGGTGTTGCCTATGTTGACATCGATGATTTGACAGTCGGAACTTATAGCGTTACATTAAAATATGGGGGAAACTACAAGTACAATGTTGAATCAATAACAGAAACATTCAATGTGGCCAAGCCCTCTCCAGGATTAGAATTTAGAATAGTACATGACTATTACGATATTGGTGCATCTCCTGAAATTGAGGTGCATTTAGCTAGCGATACAACAGGATTTGTCAGATTCATAATCGGAAATGAAACCTATAAAGTTCAAATAGGAAATGGATGGGCTAGTATTAAGCTTTCCAGTTTAAAAGCAGGACTCTATAACCTTATTGTAAAATATGCAGGCAACTACAAATACCGTGCGGAAACAATAACAACCTCTTTCCAAGTAGGCAAAACAACTCCTGAAATACAGATTGAAACCACCAACATTAAAGTTGGTGAAACAGAAAGAATCACCGCTAATTTACCTACGGATACGACAGGCTTTGTCAGATTCATAATCGGAGAAGATACCTACAAAGTCCAACTGAAAAAAGGTGTTGCCTATGTGGATATTGCAGACCTAAAAGCCGGAACATACAGCGTTACAGTAAAATACGCAGGCAACTACAAGTATAATGCGAAAACTGAAACAGCAAGCTTTACAGTAAGCAAGATTTCACCGGGCATTTCTGTTGCAAAGACCACTGTTGGCGGAAAAACCGTTCTTACTGCAAGCATTGCTGCAGATGCAAGAGGAAACATCAATTTCAATGTTAAGGGAAACACCTACAAAGCTCAGATAGTCAATGGTGTGGCAACCGTTACACTGCCTGATATGGCACCCGGAACATATACTCTTAAAACCAGCTACGGCGGTAATTACAAGTATCTTGCAGAAACAAAAACACGTTCAATAACAATAAAATAG
- a CDS encoding Ig-like domain repeat protein — translation MKFNRIIFVSILLLIFEIGAVNAADENITDTTEEVLSVEPVYELEAAQGDFAELSSLVENTSSGKTLKLEKDYVNDKSSSEIRISKEITIDGQGHTIDANKKSSIFVATDYKVTLKNINFINSYGNYGTVYGNKDSTIINCTFTDCRSSGEENRGAITGASAYNCSFKNCNSWYGSAMCDSNAYNCSFVDCSADCGGAIFQSNAYDCSFKNCYSPVDAGGAIFYGNAYNCSFESCHACGGGAICFGNAYDSSFVDCYSEDYNGHGGAIWDGDAYNCSFINCYCSEGYNGRGGAIWDGDAHNCSFKSCHAYAGGAVSKGNSFDSSFLNCYAVEDNGGAISNGNATNCYFENCYAADESCGGAIGYGNAYNSSFVNCKAAGDYGGAIFHGNANDSSFINCHCEFYGGAIFIGDAYGCTFLNCYCAEGGAIFGSKIITNCLFINCSSVEFFGEGGGAICESNNANNCLFINCSSNRHAAVMYGGRILDSYCVNCHDAYNDELTYPTAWSEENYNEGNYAFKSDSPFIYGYAASYSLDSSQVVTVVVLASDATGNVKFTINGVTKKVKVANGMAKTYFNDLYKGTYPVTIQYEGDGNYTSDTITTSIKIDKKNAIKSVSSKDIEYGEDAVITLNVDENAPGNIEVTLNDVTQKVKITSATLNVKFSGLKIGSYDAMVSYSENDKFNGQNMTTSFNVVKGTPIASGAVDPNPVGFGDDAVISVNMSNNKINGNVWFTISDENKTKILTDKIHIENGTATRAIPGLGLGNYYLHLYYAGTTRYNAQTIKGTFEVVKKTPIASVNVSNWAPGEDVTIRVKVNNVNGNIWYTISDSNKTKILTDSCHIEDGWAIISVPALSVGKYYLHIYYAGNVHYAAQTIKSSFEVTKISPELSVAKTTVDGKTVLTASIAEDARGNVKFEVNGSTYKAQIVKGVATITLPDMAPGTYILKSRYGGNYKYLAETKTRSITIK, via the coding sequence TTGAAATTTAATAGGATTATTTTTGTCAGTATCCTATTGCTTATTTTCGAAATTGGTGCCGTTAACGCGGCCGATGAAAACATTACTGACACGACGGAAGAGGTTCTCAGTGTAGAACCTGTTTACGAACTTGAAGCTGCACAGGGGGACTTTGCTGAACTGTCAAGTTTGGTAGAAAACACTTCCAGCGGAAAAACATTGAAATTAGAAAAGGATTATGTAAACGATAAATCCAGTAGTGAAATAAGAATCTCAAAGGAGATTACCATTGATGGACAGGGCCACACCATAGATGCAAATAAAAAATCAAGCATCTTTGTTGCAACCGATTACAAAGTAACACTGAAAAACATCAATTTCATTAATAGCTATGGTAATTATGGTACCGTTTATGGAAATAAAGATAGCACAATCATTAATTGTACTTTCACTGATTGTAGAAGTTCTGGTGAAGAAAATAGGGGAGCCATTACTGGCGCAAGCGCTTATAACTGTTCTTTTAAAAATTGCAATTCATGGTATGGAAGCGCCATGTGCGATAGTAATGCATATAATTGTTCATTTGTAGATTGTAGTGCTGACTGTGGTGGAGCAATTTTCCAAAGTAATGCTTATGATTGTTCCTTTAAGAATTGCTATTCTCCTGTTGATGCCGGAGGTGCAATCTTTTACGGTAACGCTTATAACTGTTCCTTTGAAAGTTGCCATGCATGTGGTGGCGGTGCAATTTGTTTCGGTAACGCTTATGACTCTTCCTTTGTAGATTGTTACTCTGAAGATTATAATGGACATGGGGGTGCAATTTGGGACGGTGATGCTTATAACTGTTCCTTTATAAATTGTTACTGCTCTGAAGGTTATAATGGACGTGGAGGTGCAATTTGGGACGGTGATGCTCATAACTGTTCTTTTAAAAGTTGCCATGCCTATGCCGGCGGTGCTGTTTCTAAAGGTAATTCTTTTGATAGCTCTTTTCTAAACTGTTATGCTGTCGAGGATAATGGAGGGGCCATTTCCAATGGTAATGCAACTAATTGTTACTTTGAAAATTGTTATGCTGCCGATGAATCTTGTGGTGGAGCTATTGGTTATGGTAATGCATATAATTCTTCTTTTGTAAATTGTAAAGCCGCCGGGGACTACGGTGGCGCAATTTTTCATGGAAATGCAAATGATTCTTCATTTATAAACTGTCATTGTGAGTTCTATGGCGGCGCTATTTTTATTGGTGACGCTTATGGTTGTACTTTCTTAAATTGCTATTGTGCAGAGGGAGGTGCCATTTTTGGAAGTAAAATTATAACAAATTGCTTATTCATAAATTGTTCTTCTGTCGAATTTTTTGGTGAAGGTGGTGGTGCTATTTGCGAAAGTAATAATGCAAATAATTGTTTATTCATAAATTGTTCTTCTAATCGTCATGCAGCAGTTATGTATGGGGGCCGTATTTTGGATTCCTATTGCGTAAACTGTCATGACGCCTATAATGATGAGCTAACCTATCCGACTGCATGGAGTGAAGAAAATTACAATGAAGGAAATTATGCATTCAAATCCGATTCACCGTTCATCTATGGCTATGCAGCATCTTACTCTCTTGATTCAAGTCAAGTAGTTACAGTAGTCGTATTAGCAAGCGATGCAACAGGTAATGTAAAATTCACAATCAACGGAGTTACCAAAAAAGTCAAGGTTGCAAACGGAATGGCAAAAACATATTTCAATGATTTATACAAAGGAACATATCCTGTGACTATCCAATATGAAGGTGACGGCAACTATACAAGTGATACAATAACCACCTCAATCAAGATAGATAAGAAAAATGCCATTAAATCAGTTTCATCAAAAGACATTGAATATGGCGAAGATGCAGTAATTACTCTCAATGTCGATGAAAACGCTCCCGGAAACATTGAAGTTACCCTAAATGATGTAACTCAAAAGGTTAAAATAACCTCCGCTACATTGAATGTCAAATTCAGCGGATTGAAAATAGGATCATATGATGCAATGGTGAGCTATTCTGAAAATGATAAGTTCAATGGTCAAAACATGACCACAAGCTTTAACGTTGTCAAAGGAACACCAATTGCTTCCGGTGCTGTAGACCCTAATCCTGTCGGTTTCGGTGATGATGCAGTTATCAGCGTTAACATGTCAAACAACAAGATTAACGGTAACGTATGGTTTACAATCTCAGATGAAAACAAAACCAAAATCTTAACCGATAAGATTCACATTGAAAACGGCACTGCAACCCGTGCAATTCCAGGTCTCGGCTTAGGCAACTACTACCTGCACCTATACTACGCAGGTACCACACGCTATAATGCCCAAACAATCAAAGGAACCTTTGAAGTTGTCAAGAAAACACCGATAGCTTCAGTGAACGTTTCCAATTGGGCTCCAGGGGAAGATGTGACAATCAGGGTCAAAGTCAACAATGTAAACGGTAATATCTGGTACACCATCTCAGATTCCAATAAAACCAAAATCCTTACCGATAGCTGTCATATTGAAGATGGCTGGGCAATTATTTCAGTTCCGGCGTTGAGTGTGGGAAAATACTATCTGCACATCTATTATGCAGGCAATGTCCATTATGCTGCTCAAACCATCAAATCCAGCTTTGAAGTGACTAAAATCTCACCGGAGCTGTCAGTTGCAAAAACCACTGTTGACGGAAAAACTGTTCTTACTGCAAGCATTGCTGAAGATGCGCGTGGAAATGTGAAATTTGAAGTCAACGGAAGCACATACAAAGCTCAAATAGTTAAAGGTGTAGCAACCATTACACTGCCAGATATGGCACCCGGAACCTACATACTTAAATCCCGCTATGGGGGCAATTACAAATATCTTGCAGAAACTAAAACACGTTCAATAACAATCAAATAG
- a CDS encoding Ig-like domain-containing protein, whose translation MEKNKIIIIALIAVIIALLVGIVAMMPNTNKQDTKLIFEGNSTIAEGDSIKIKLIDNNGAELSNKEVNITVTDETKTSDYHSVVTDEKGVGTLKLDKSAGNYTIAANYGGNENYNGCNATKKITIEGKVVEEQASQQSTQSTQSSSSSSSSKYSIDNLPPSNDPYPETRRYQEGDYVIQEYEDGYASVVDLRTGERTSGGFR comes from the coding sequence ATGGAAAAAAATAAAATTATAATTATAGCATTAATTGCAGTTATCATTGCTCTTTTGGTTGGAATAGTTGCAATGATGCCAAATACGAATAAACAAGATACAAAATTAATATTTGAAGGCAATTCCACAATTGCTGAAGGTGATTCAATTAAAATTAAGTTAATTGACAATAATGGAGCAGAATTATCCAATAAAGAAGTTAATATAACAGTCACTGATGAAACAAAAACAAGCGATTACCATTCAGTTGTTACAGATGAAAAAGGAGTTGGAACTTTAAAATTAGATAAAAGTGCTGGAAATTATACTATTGCTGCTAATTATGGAGGTAATGAAAATTATAATGGATGTAATGCAACTAAAAAGATAACAATTGAAGGAAAAGTTGTTGAGGAACAGGCATCACAACAATCAACACAATCAACACAATCATCAAGTTCATCATCATCATCTAAATATAGTATAGATAATTTACCTCCAAGTAATGATCCATATCCTGAGACTAGGAGGTATCAGGAAGGTGATTATGTAATTCAGGAATATGAAGATGGTTACGCAAGTGTTGTTGATTTAAGAACTGGTGAAAGAACAAGTGGTGGATTTAGATAA
- a CDS encoding MFS transporter translates to MALSLNFPADILLWINLMYLMSFVAFSLPFAKIISQYGVKRCIKLSLLLLLISVLISVFSINGIMFLLSRLIQGFTSASLAISLYVMIVEEFDDNELGSALGIVSSAGYVGMLIAPSFMGFVIYLLNWELAFLILIPIIAILLILLNKIDYEWITEKRPIDNKGSLIYILLMILFSYGMTTLDDIGIIFLVICLIFLVIFIKVERSVPEPIFNFKLVRNVKYVIGNYAAMATYFTTTITITALSLHLQYVLDIEEYIVGMVLIIAPIIMIGMSGFSGRLSNRIDPRLISGVAMMFLCISSIIFFFLDFIPFNFILVACALQGAGNGLFSAPNNKYVLTLVEERDLPDASSVLSTSKEFGKILSAGIFTLILAVFIGNNDLGPEHLDPLLIQSTNVMMFICILVTFSATVLLFYSKYKYDHDPNEEVVRFFKSIAPKWAKKRMDDQYED, encoded by the coding sequence ATAGCTTTAAGTTTAAATTTTCCAGCAGACATTCTTTTGTGGATAAATCTGATGTATCTAATGAGTTTTGTAGCTTTCAGCTTGCCTTTTGCTAAAATCATTTCTCAATATGGGGTTAAAAGATGCATTAAGTTAAGTCTTCTTTTACTCTTGATTTCCGTTTTAATATCAGTATTTTCAATAAATGGTATCATGTTCCTTTTATCCAGATTAATTCAGGGTTTCACTTCCGCATCACTGGCTATCAGCTTATATGTTATGATAGTGGAAGAATTTGATGATAATGAATTAGGTTCTGCATTGGGTATAGTTTCATCAGCAGGATACGTTGGAATGTTAATCGCCCCGTCATTTATGGGTTTTGTAATCTACTTGCTTAATTGGGAATTGGCATTTTTGATATTGATTCCGATAATAGCCATATTATTGATATTGTTAAATAAAATCGACTATGAATGGATTACCGAAAAAAGGCCTATCGACAATAAAGGTTCACTGATATATATTCTTCTGATGATTCTGTTTTCTTATGGTATGACAACACTGGATGATATCGGAATTATCTTTTTGGTAATCTGTCTGATCTTTTTGGTAATATTCATTAAAGTTGAAAGAAGTGTCCCTGAGCCGATATTCAATTTCAAATTGGTTAGAAACGTAAAGTATGTCATTGGAAATTATGCCGCTATGGCAACATATTTCACTACAACAATCACCATTACAGCATTATCCCTTCATCTGCAGTATGTTCTAGACATTGAGGAATATATTGTGGGGATGGTTCTTATTATAGCGCCTATTATAATGATAGGGATGTCCGGTTTTTCAGGAAGGCTTTCAAACAGGATAGACCCAAGACTGATATCAGGTGTTGCAATGATGTTTTTATGCATCTCATCAATCATATTTTTCTTCCTTGATTTCATACCGTTCAATTTCATTCTTGTTGCATGTGCCCTGCAGGGTGCCGGTAACGGACTGTTCTCGGCTCCAAACAACAAATATGTTTTGACCCTTGTGGAAGAAAGGGATTTGCCCGATGCCAGTTCAGTTTTATCAACCAGTAAGGAATTCGGTAAAATTTTAAGTGCGGGGATTTTCACATTGATATTGGCAGTGTTCATTGGAAATAATGACCTGGGGCCTGAACATCTTGACCCTTTATTAATCCAATCAACTAACGTTATGATGTTCATATGCATATTAGTGACCTTTTCCGCTACAGTTTTACTCTTTTACAGCAAATACAAATATGACCATGACCCTAACGAAGAGGTTGTAAGATTTTTCAAGAGTATTGCACCGAAATGGGCTAAAAAAAGAATGGACGACCAGTACGAGGACTGA
- the gatE gene encoding Glu-tRNA(Gln) amidotransferase subunit GatE yields MDYEKLGLKMGLEIHQQLNSEHKLFCPCKTELVDDDFDELIQRKLRPTQSELGEIDRAALQESLRGLNFKYENFERHTCLVENDDEPPHSLNEEALDICITIACLMNMHIVDEFHTMRKQVIDGSNTGGFQRTGMVATDGYLDTPYGKVIIESLGLEEDAARRIETKDGFTEFRLDRLGIPLAEITTDPSMHHPDQVREVAYMLGQILRSTNVKRGLGTIRQDLNISIAEGARVEIKGVQDLDLMAEIVNREVERQLALIDIKKELNARNAEVLDEIHTLDELFEDTESKILKSAETIKAVVLKGYDGLIGREVQPGRRFGTEIASYAKKRGVSGIFHSDELPAYGITQKEVDRVNDFLNISDEDAFIIVAHDEDIAVSALEEVKRRAELGLDGVVEETRKALDDGNTEYMRPLPTANRMYLETDIPLFKITSDRIEPIANNLPELPDVKQARIIEEYKLSEDLATQLVKRQEADMFEDILASVDVDATPVASLLAYDLREIKREGYDVDVLTLDHYKGIFTLLAEGKIAKDSVRKLAVETIKAPDMEISEIAEKNNLTMLSEDDVAKIIAEIVANNEGMVKERQMGAMGPLMGMCMKQLKGKADGGMVNKIVREEIQKLI; encoded by the coding sequence ATGGATTATGAAAAATTAGGATTAAAAATGGGACTTGAAATTCACCAACAGCTAAACAGTGAGCATAAATTGTTCTGTCCATGTAAGACAGAACTTGTTGATGATGATTTTGATGAATTGATTCAAAGAAAATTAAGGCCAACACAATCTGAGCTTGGAGAAATCGACAGGGCCGCGCTTCAGGAATCCTTAAGAGGATTGAACTTCAAATATGAAAACTTCGAAAGGCACACCTGCCTTGTTGAAAACGATGATGAACCACCTCACAGCTTAAATGAAGAAGCGCTTGACATCTGCATTACCATTGCATGCTTGATGAACATGCACATTGTTGATGAATTCCATACAATGAGAAAACAGGTTATTGATGGAAGTAACACCGGAGGTTTCCAGAGAACAGGTATGGTTGCAACTGACGGATACCTGGACACACCTTACGGAAAAGTTATCATTGAAAGCCTTGGTCTTGAAGAAGATGCTGCAAGAAGAATTGAAACCAAAGACGGATTTACCGAATTCAGATTAGACAGATTAGGTATTCCATTAGCTGAAATTACAACCGACCCTTCAATGCATCATCCCGATCAGGTCCGTGAAGTAGCATATATGCTCGGTCAAATCTTAAGAAGCACCAACGTTAAAAGGGGCCTCGGTACAATCAGGCAAGACTTGAACATATCCATTGCCGAAGGTGCTCGTGTGGAAATCAAGGGTGTTCAAGACTTGGATTTAATGGCTGAAATCGTAAACCGTGAAGTTGAAAGACAATTGGCATTAATTGACATTAAAAAAGAGCTTAACGCCAGAAACGCTGAAGTCTTAGATGAAATTCACACATTGGATGAATTATTTGAAGATACCGAATCCAAAATCTTGAAATCCGCCGAAACAATTAAGGCAGTTGTTTTGAAAGGTTATGATGGTCTAATTGGCCGTGAAGTGCAGCCTGGAAGAAGATTCGGTACAGAAATTGCAAGCTATGCCAAAAAGCGTGGAGTATCAGGCATTTTCCACTCCGACGAATTGCCGGCTTACGGAATAACCCAGAAAGAAGTTGACAGAGTAAACGATTTCCTTAACATCAGCGATGAGGATGCATTCATTATCGTCGCACATGATGAGGACATTGCGGTATCCGCACTGGAGGAAGTCAAAAGAAGAGCTGAACTCGGTTTGGACGGCGTTGTTGAAGAAACCCGTAAAGCATTGGATGACGGAAACACCGAATACATGAGACCTCTTCCAACAGCAAACAGGATGTATCTTGAAACAGACATTCCATTATTTAAGATTACATCAGACAGAATCGAACCTATCGCAAACAACCTTCCTGAACTTCCAGACGTAAAGCAGGCCAGAATAATTGAGGAATACAAATTAAGTGAAGATTTGGCAACACAGCTTGTCAAAAGACAAGAGGCAGACATGTTCGAAGACATTTTGGCTAGTGTTGACGTGGATGCAACACCTGTAGCGTCACTTCTTGCATATGACCTTCGTGAAATCAAAAGGGAAGGTTATGACGTTGATGTGCTAACTCTAGACCATTATAAAGGAATATTCACCCTTTTGGCTGAAGGCAAGATTGCAAAAGACAGCGTGCGCAAATTGGCGGTTGAAACAATTAAGGCTCCGGATATGGAGATTTCTGAAATCGCCGAGAAAAACAACCTTACCATGCTCAGCGAAGATGATGTTGCTAAAATCATTGCTGAAATTGTAGCGAACAATGAGGGAATGGTTAAAGAGCGTCAAATGGGAGCTATGGGTCCTTTAATGGGAATGTGCATGAAACAGCTTAAGGGAAAAGCTGACGGCGGTATGGTTAACAAAATCGTTCGTGAAGAAATTCAAAAATTAATTTAG